The Ranitomeya variabilis isolate aRanVar5 chromosome 7, aRanVar5.hap1, whole genome shotgun sequence DNA window CATTTCTAACGTCAACATTTCAGGAGAAGTCGCAATTACTATTCTCTTTCTAACATCTGTGTCTGTCTGAACTGTAATATAACAAAGTGATGACAATTCGCTTGGATAAACAAAAGCTGTCAGAAATTCCAGGGTCTATGAGGTTAAAAAAGTTTTCTGATGTCATAAAGTGGTGGTATATAGCTTAGTTACACCATCGCTTTCTAATTGGTGGAGACCCCCATGGACCATGAAAATAAAGTAGCCACAGAGCTGATTTAGTGCTGCGTCCCCTCCCTGTTTACCGCTCCGGACCCCCGATGTGCCCCCCATCCACTGCGGCCGTACTGCAGCTCCTGCATCGGGGGAGTCCAGAGCTCCGATGTGCAGGAGGCTGAACTAATGCTGCGGCCCCTTTATTCTCAGGATCGGTGGGGGTCCCGGGAGTCAGAGAGTGCTGACATATCCCAGCTATATACCAGCACTTTATCAGAGAGGATTAACCCTTTACTGAATAACAATTATCAGTCTCAGGACAATTCACCCATTAATATTTACATTCTACATCTGATCTACAAGAGgaaaaacaataggaacaatccccCCATGACTCCGCCATATACACTGTATTATTAGAGGGTCCTGCTGATaactcactatatacagatgtgtccATGTGACAAGGAATAATGGAATTATAATGTGACGAGGACGACATCAGCCTCAGCTTCTTATTGTAACAGAGGCTTCATCATACAAATGGAAGACAAGATGTAGGGGCTCAGTGAAGGAGGcggtgaaggtgtgtaagtgtctgatggggtcacacagctcatagaAGGACAGACGCCCGGCCTCATAGTCTAAGAAGACTCCAAGTGTTGGACACGTTGGTTTTGCACTGAGAGTTAAATTAACTGAGTAGTCATACACCTTATATATTCCTTCATACATACCCAAACACCAAGATGTATCATTATTTCCAATTTCAGACTCTTCTCCTTCCCTCTCTATACTGGGATAGGACATTGCCAATTCACATTCTCCCATCTGGTCCCACTCTACCTCCCAGTAATGTCGCCCTGAGGAGAGGCCACATCTGCTTAACACCTGGGGGTAAGTCACAAATCTTCCTGGTGATTTTGGTCTGTTCTGTTTCTCTCTTGATCTTGTTGCAGTCTTCAGGTCTTCTGATATCTTCACCCATCTATGAGCAGTGTCCACATCCAGCAATATGTCTGGGACATGGACCCCGAGCTCTGATGTTACATTGGTGACAATGTCCCTCATAGCTCGGTGTAAGGTCAGTGAGATCAGAACCTCATCCAGATCCTCCTCAGTACTGACCTCTCCACCatctcctcctgtgtcctcatcacctccatgacTAGTTACTGTAATGTCACTTTCTTGTAAGAGTCTTATTGGGTCGGTGACACGACACATCTCCTCCACAAGACACAACTTCTTGGACAGCTCGTCCTCCTGTATTTCCAGCTCCTTGATCAGATGAGATATCTGAGACACAATCTTCTCCTCCTGCCTGGAGACGTCGTTCAGCGCTTTCTTTTCTGCCATTTCCAGTTGCTTCTTAATGTCCATAAATGTCTTACCGATGTCCTCCCTCTTAGCAGACGCGTTCTCCTGGATATTTTTTTTATGAGCCTGCAGATTCTGAACTCTTGTCTGAATAACTGTTTTTTCTGGGTTCAGATCTTTCAGATATTCTTTTagtttctccttcttcttctcaGAGGCCACATCCAGTAGCTCCACGtagtgtcctctgtggtctccggcCAGGCAGCACGAAACACAAATACAGGCAGCGTCTATAGGGCAGTAGTATTTCAGGATCTCATTGTGTGTGGAGCATTTTCGATCCATAAATGACACGGTTGGTTCAATTAGATTGTGATTCACCGACTTGTTATGGGCTGTGAGATGTTCCTCACACATGGAGGTCTCACAATGTAGACATGTTCTTACAGCCGGtacaggagactttgtacagtaagtacagaagattctggtctcctccatatcaggctgagtagatgagaAACGCTCCACTATGTTCCTCAGCTTTCGGTTCTTCTCCAGGGCCGGACGCTCCGGATATTCTGCTCTGCAGTCAGGACAGGAATACCCTCCAGCCGCCTCCTGTGCATCCAGCACACTCACAATACACgagcggcagaagttgtgtccacatctcagggatACGGGATCTGTATAGAGGCTCAGGCAGATGGAGCAGTTCAGCTCGTCCCTCAGCTCAGCAGACGCCATTGTGGTGGGAGATAATAATGTGTTGTTCCTGAAGGATAGGAGAGGAAGAGCTGGTCTTTGATGTGAAGGAAGGGGCCAGCTCACCACTGGGAGCTGATCTAATTTTTTTCCCCTCTGCTGTTTGCTTAGCTTCTTCCTGCCTGACTGTGGCCTCCAGGCCTTGGAGGAGTGGAGGAGGAGACTTAGAGCAGTGGGTACTAGTGGGGAATGATTGGCAATGCTGTGTGGTGACTGGGGTCCTCCCAAATGAACTCCTACATCTCCTGCTCAGTGTAGAGAGTGCACACAACATGATGTGTGATAGATCACAACCTGCAGAGAGTGGACAGTGGTGGATGTCCGGCAGCTGCAGGATGAGCAGAGGCGCTGAGGACAGGCACTGGCAGCCATTTTAGGTTAATGAAAGGAGAAGCATTTCTACCTCTCGTTAATTTCTGTATTTCCTGCTGCTCACCGGTGGGAAAGTAATATAAATCTGAGGTGGACAGATCCAGGtatatgtaaaataataaaaatccgTCTGTATCACTTAATGCTAACTAGTAGCAGTGAAACAGAAAAAGCACAAAGAACCTTCTTctccaaaaaaatcattttttattaaataattttaaaatgtaAGCAATCTTACAATAGTAAATCACAAACTGTATACCTCAAATGTAAGGGACTACTCAGCTACTGATCTCTTTAAACACAAAGTATAATTGATAGCCTGATTATTCACAACATCATAAGCAGAGTAATAGGCAATGCCTAACCCCTTTAAATGAACGCGGTGTCAAAGCCACACTCAATATAAACAAAAAAGGGCATACAGCAACCTAAGACAGCTTAAATGGGTCCCTTTTATCGCAACATCAAATACCTTGGACTATCATATTCGTTGCCAACAATCTGGGGCAACCTGTCCTATATTGCTAAAACGGGAAAAATCAAATGATCGCTATACTTACAGCGTGTGAGAAGAGTGCCCAGTCcctctaccccgacgcgcgtttcgtccaaaaacttcctcagggggcgttatTATTGAGTGAACTATCATGACTCAGTGATCtacatggatcaatcactaaacctATAATACGTGCAATAAACACCAATAGCACTAAATAACAAAATCCTTAAAGATCTTCAATATTTCTTCATATGTTGATGGTGATATCCTTGAGTGCAGACTCCCGGTCATGACTAGGGCAGATAAAGAGACGTATCCtattaatctaaaaaaaaaagaaaattaatatacaAGTTTAAAATATAACCCTCAACCCCTAAAACCAGTTGATAAGACAAAATGATAGGGTGAATTACAGGAAGGCACTGAAGCCAAAACtctcattaaggccatgtgcacacgttcaggattttttgcgttttttcgctataaaaacgtgataaaaacgtgaaaaaacgcggaaaaaaaacgcaaacatatgcctcctattatttacagggtattccgcattttttgtgcaaatgttgcattttttccgtgaaaaaatcgcatcgcggaaaaaaaagcaacatgttcattaaaattgcggaattgcggggattccgcacacctaggaatgcattgatctgcttacttcccgcacagggctgtgcacaccatgcgggaataagcagatcatgtgcggttggtacccagggtggaggagaggagactctccttcacggactgggcaccatataattggtaaaaaaaaaaagaataaaaaaaaaaattgtcatatactcaccttcgatggccccggagtgttaccgcctctcaccgctgcatgctgccgcttcggtttctatagatggtgtggtgaaggacccgcgatgacgtcgctgtcttgtgattggtcgcgtgaccgctcatgtgaccactcacgcgaccaatcacaagccgcgacgtcatcgaaggtcctgaaccacaccggcatctataggaacggacgccggtgaggagatcagctgtctgcgggtgagtataaccattttttttattttttttttaaacattctatcttttactatagatgctgcataagcagcatctatagtaaaaagttggtcacacttgtcaaacagtatgtttgacaagtgtgaccaacctgtcagtcagttttccaagcgatgttaca harbors:
- the LOC143785327 gene encoding E3 ubiquitin/ISG15 ligase TRIM25-like isoform X2, with amino-acid sequence MASAELRDELNCSICLSLYTDPVSLRCGHNFCRSCIVSVLDAQEAAGGYSCPDCRAEYPERPALEKNRKLRNIVERFSSTQPDMEETRIFCTYCTKSPVPAVRTCLHCETSMCEEHLTAHNKSVNHNLIEPTVSFMDRKCSTHNEILKYYCPIDAACICVSCCLAGDHRGHYVELLDVASEKKKEKLKEYLKDLNPEKTVIQTRVQNLQAHKKNIQENASAKREDIGKTFMDIKKQLEMAEKKALNDVSRQEEKIVSQISHLIKELEIQEDELSKKLCLVEEMCRVTDPIRLLQESDITVTSHGGDEDTGGDGGEVSTEEDLDEVLISLTLHRAMRDIVTNVTSELGVHVPDILLDVDTAHRWVKISEDLKTATRSREKQNRPKSPGRFVTYPQVLSRCGLSSGRHYWEVEWDQMGECELAMSYPSIEREGEESEIGNNDTSWCLVQTDTDVRKRIVIATSPEMLTLEMRTEAGGLRQLRVRRPDEIWE
- the LOC143785327 gene encoding E3 ubiquitin/ISG15 ligase TRIM25-like isoform X1; the protein is MASAELRDELNCSICLSLYTDPVSLRCGHNFCRSCIVSVLDAQEAAGGYSCPDCRAEYPERPALEKNRKLRNIVERFSSTQPDMEETRIFCTYCTKSPVPAVRTCLHCETSMCEEHLTAHNKSVNHNLIEPTVSFMDRKCSTHNEILKYYCPIDAACICVSCCLAGDHRGHYVELLDVASEKKKEKLKEYLKDLNPEKTVIQTRVQNLQAHKKNIQENASAKREDIGKTFMDIKKQLEMAEKKALNDVSRQEEKIVSQISHLIKELEIQEDELSKKLCLVEEMCRVTDPIRLLQESDITVTSHGGDEDTGGDGGEVSTEEDLDEVLISLTLHRAMRDIVTNVTSELGVHVPDILLDVDTAHRWVKISEDLKTATRSREKQNRPKSPGRFVTYPQVLSRCGLSSGRHYWEVEWDQMGECELAMSYPSIEREGEESEIGNNDTSWCLGMYEGIYKVYDYSVNLTLSAKPTCPTLGVFLDYEAGRLSFYELCDPIRHLHTFTASFTEPLHLVFHLYDEASVTIRS